The proteins below are encoded in one region of Sphingobium yanoikuyae:
- a CDS encoding dihydrolipoamide acetyltransferase family protein: MALFTFKLPDIGEGIAQAEIVGWHVQVGDRVEEDQPIADMMTDKATVEMESPVAGTVVRLAGEPGDQVSIGSMLVEIETEGEGAVAAPAPSVETAEASIDAPLPSREGPGVGGEQSELPAVEPEAPASPVPTPNPSLEGRGPDVAAPILASPAVRARARELGVDLALVKPNGDHIRHADLDAYLLYGAGQGYRPAGRVAPRADEQVKVIGMRRRIAENMAASKRNIPHFTYVEEIDVTALEEARAQLNAHRGDRPKLTMLPLLIVAICRTLPDFPMLNARYDDEAGVVTRHGAVHLGMATQTDAGLMVPVIRDAQDRNVWQLATEIRRLADAARSGKATSAELSGSTLTLTSLGPLGGIATTPVINRPEVAIIGPNRVIERPMFRGEEIVAAKLMNLSISCDHRVVDGWDAASFVQAVRKLLETPVLLFEG; encoded by the coding sequence ATGGCTCTTTTCACATTCAAGCTGCCGGACATCGGCGAAGGCATTGCGCAGGCGGAGATTGTCGGTTGGCACGTTCAGGTCGGCGACCGGGTCGAGGAAGACCAGCCGATCGCCGACATGATGACCGACAAGGCGACGGTCGAGATGGAAAGCCCGGTCGCGGGCACGGTCGTCCGCTTGGCCGGCGAGCCGGGCGATCAGGTGTCGATCGGATCGATGCTGGTCGAGATCGAGACGGAAGGCGAGGGGGCGGTTGCCGCCCCTGCGCCGTCGGTCGAAACGGCCGAGGCCTCCATTGATGCTCCCCTCCCTTCCAGGGAGGGGCCGGGGGTGGGTGGCGAGCAAAGCGAGCTGCCTGCCGTTGAGCCAGAAGCACCGGCTTCGCCGGTACCCACCCCTAACCCCTCCCTGGAAGGGAGGGGGCCTGATGTTGCCGCCCCCATCCTCGCGTCCCCTGCCGTCCGCGCACGCGCCAGGGAACTGGGTGTCGATCTCGCCCTGGTGAAGCCGAACGGCGACCATATCCGCCACGCCGATCTCGACGCCTATCTGCTCTACGGTGCGGGGCAGGGCTATCGCCCGGCCGGCCGCGTGGCACCGCGCGCCGACGAGCAGGTGAAGGTGATCGGCATGCGTCGCCGCATTGCCGAGAATATGGCCGCGTCCAAGCGCAACATCCCGCACTTCACCTATGTCGAGGAAATCGACGTCACCGCGCTGGAGGAGGCGCGGGCACAGCTCAACGCCCATCGCGGCGATCGGCCCAAGCTCACCATGCTGCCGCTGCTGATCGTGGCGATCTGCAGGACGTTGCCTGACTTCCCGATGCTCAACGCCCGTTATGATGACGAGGCGGGCGTGGTGACGCGCCATGGTGCCGTCCATCTCGGCATGGCGACGCAGACCGACGCAGGTCTGATGGTGCCGGTGATCCGCGACGCGCAGGACAGGAATGTCTGGCAGCTGGCGACCGAGATCCGCCGCCTTGCCGACGCGGCGCGCAGCGGCAAGGCGACGTCGGCCGAACTGTCGGGTTCCACCCTGACCCTGACCTCGCTCGGCCCGCTCGGCGGCATCGCCACCACCCCGGTCATCAACCGGCCCGAAGTGGCGATCATCGGCCCCAACCGCGTGATCGAGCGCCCCATGTTCCGGGGGGAGGAGATCGTCGCGGCAAAGCTGATGAACCTGTCGATCAGCTGCGACCATCGCGTCGTCGACGGATGGGACGCCGCCAGCTTCGTCCAGGCCGTGCGCAAGCTGCTGGAAACGCCGGTCCTGCTGTTCGAGGGCTGA
- the thyA gene encoding thymidylate synthase yields MSPQPPHYEEQYLDLMRHIWRHGDERIDRTGVGTRSILGATLRFSLADDAVPLLTTKRVYWKVAAREMLWFLTGDTNIRELVKQNVHIWTDWPLDSYRKATGEDIDRDAFEARIIEDEAFARQWGDLGPVYGAQWVNWPRYEPAGDGLFRRAAQGHNQIAALVDAIRTNPGSRRLLFTGWNVAEVAQMALPPCHMTYQFQVSDGRLNGLLFQRSCDLGLGFAFNIFGLSMITRMLAQQCDLEPGEVVWQGGDVHLYLNHADLVEEQISRTPAGAPKLRINRRPSSIFDYKIEDFEVQDYAPQAHISAPVAV; encoded by the coding sequence ATGTCGCCGCAGCCGCCCCATTATGAAGAGCAATATCTCGACCTGATGCGCCATATCTGGCGCCATGGCGACGAGCGGATCGACCGCACCGGCGTTGGCACTCGATCGATCCTGGGCGCGACCCTGCGATTCTCGCTGGCGGACGATGCGGTGCCGCTGCTCACCACCAAGCGGGTCTATTGGAAGGTCGCCGCGCGCGAGATGCTGTGGTTCCTGACTGGCGACACCAATATCCGCGAACTGGTGAAGCAGAATGTCCATATCTGGACCGACTGGCCGCTCGACAGCTACCGCAAGGCGACCGGCGAGGATATCGACCGCGACGCATTCGAGGCGCGAATCATCGAGGATGAGGCCTTTGCCCGGCAATGGGGCGATCTCGGCCCGGTCTATGGCGCCCAATGGGTGAACTGGCCGCGCTACGAGCCGGCCGGCGACGGCCTGTTCCGCCGGGCGGCGCAGGGCCACAACCAGATTGCCGCGCTGGTCGATGCGATTCGCACCAACCCCGGTTCGCGCCGCCTGCTCTTCACCGGCTGGAATGTCGCGGAGGTGGCACAGATGGCCTTGCCGCCCTGCCACATGACCTATCAGTTCCAGGTGTCGGACGGCCGCCTCAACGGCCTGCTCTTCCAGCGCAGCTGCGACCTGGGATTGGGCTTTGCCTTCAACATCTTCGGCCTGTCGATGATCACCCGGATGCTGGCCCAGCAATGCGATCTGGAACCGGGCGAGGTGGTCTGGCAGGGCGGCGACGTCCATCTCTACCTCAACCATGCCGATCTGGTGGAGGAGCAGATCAGCCGCACCCCGGCTGGCGCGCCAAAGCTGCGGATCAATCGTCGGCCTTCGAGCATTTTCGACTATAAGATCGAGGATTTCGAGGTGCAGGATTATGCGCCGCAGGCCCATATTTCCGCGCCCGTCGCCGTCTGA
- the aqpZ gene encoding aquaporin Z → MVPLSKRLFAECFGTFWLVFGGCGSAVLAAAFPDVGIGLLGVALAFGLTVLTMAFSIGHISGCHLNPAVTIGLWAGGRFPARDIAPYIVVQLVGAVIAAALLLFIASGQPGYELAPNGLAVNGYGLHSPGGYTLESGLAIEMVLTFGFLSVILGATDSRAPAGFAPIAIGLALTLIHLISIPVTNTSVNPARSTGPALLVGGLALHQLWLFWVAPIIGALAAGGVYRWLANEPLPPHVTGEHL, encoded by the coding sequence ATGGTTCCATTGAGCAAGCGATTGTTTGCCGAATGTTTCGGTACATTCTGGCTGGTGTTCGGCGGGTGCGGCAGCGCCGTGCTGGCGGCGGCCTTTCCCGATGTCGGCATCGGCCTGCTGGGCGTTGCCCTGGCCTTCGGCCTCACGGTGCTGACCATGGCCTTTTCCATCGGCCATATTTCGGGCTGCCACCTCAACCCGGCGGTGACGATCGGCCTGTGGGCCGGCGGCCGCTTCCCGGCCCGCGACATCGCCCCCTATATCGTCGTGCAACTGGTGGGCGCGGTGATCGCAGCCGCCCTGCTGCTGTTCATCGCCAGCGGCCAGCCGGGCTATGAGCTGGCGCCCAACGGCCTGGCGGTCAATGGCTATGGCCTGCATTCGCCAGGCGGCTACACGCTCGAATCGGGGCTGGCGATCGAGATGGTGCTGACCTTCGGCTTCCTGAGCGTCATTCTGGGCGCGACCGACAGCCGCGCGCCGGCGGGCTTTGCCCCGATCGCGATCGGCCTGGCGCTGACGCTGATCCACCTGATCAGCATTCCGGTCACCAACACCTCGGTCAATCCGGCGCGCAGCACCGGCCCTGCCCTGCTGGTCGGCGGGCTGGCGCTGCATCAGCTCTGGCTGTTCTGGGTGGCGCCGATCATCGGCGCGCTGGCCGCCGGCGGCGTCTATCGCTGGCTCGCCAACGAACCGCTGCCGCCACATGTGACGGGCGAACATCTCTGA
- a CDS encoding cell division protein ZapA has product MAEIMLQIAGRPYQLRCRDGEEAHMAHLAQIIEDKAYQAQRSTPGLTEVRTLLFAALFMADELNELKRAAAGRQERLALDGDDEPAARAVEALAARVEKLSEALAARAADA; this is encoded by the coding sequence ATGGCTGAAATCATGTTGCAGATCGCCGGCCGCCCCTATCAGTTGCGCTGCCGCGATGGCGAGGAAGCGCATATGGCGCATCTGGCCCAGATCATAGAGGACAAGGCCTATCAGGCGCAGCGCAGCACGCCGGGCCTGACCGAGGTGCGCACGCTGCTGTTCGCGGCGCTGTTCATGGCGGACGAACTCAACGAACTGAAGCGCGCCGCAGCCGGCCGACAGGAGCGGCTGGCGCTGGATGGCGACGACGAGCCGGCTGCCCGCGCGGTCGAGGCACTGGCCGCGCGCGTAGAAAAGCTGAGCGAGGCTCTTGCCGCCCGCGCCGCCGACGCCTAG
- a CDS encoding 5-formyltetrahydrofolate cyclo-ligase, which yields MPDDSDAADKSTLRAIARQRRRNFVASLDALTHRLAFKAVPSPLAHRIADAQVIALYMALDDEAPAQRLAPQLGVMGKQVALPRVLDRLGSMDFLLWRPEDQLFPGLFGTSHPEPSGGAVAPDVIIAPLLGFDQRMNRLGQGGGYYDRAFARHPDALRVGLAWSAQELDDVPADPWDLPLDMILTETAVIEAT from the coding sequence ATGCCCGACGACAGTGATGCCGCCGACAAGTCGACCCTGCGCGCGATCGCCCGGCAGCGGCGGCGCAACTTCGTCGCCTCGCTCGACGCGCTGACCCACAGGCTGGCGTTCAAGGCCGTCCCCTCCCCGCTCGCCCACCGTATCGCCGACGCGCAGGTGATCGCGCTCTACATGGCGCTGGATGACGAGGCGCCGGCGCAGCGTCTGGCCCCGCAACTGGGCGTGATGGGCAAGCAGGTGGCGTTGCCGCGCGTGCTCGATCGACTGGGCAGCATGGATTTCCTGCTGTGGCGGCCGGAGGACCAGCTGTTCCCCGGCCTGTTCGGCACCAGCCACCCCGAGCCATCAGGCGGCGCGGTGGCGCCGGATGTCATCATCGCGCCACTGCTGGGTTTCGACCAGCGGATGAACCGCCTCGGCCAGGGCGGCGGCTATTATGACCGTGCCTTTGCCCGCCATCCCGATGCCTTGCGCGTCGGCCTTGCCTGGTCGGCGCAGGAACTGGATGATGTGCCGGCCGACCCATGGGATCTGCCGCTCGACATGATCCTGACCGAAACCGCCGTGATCGAGGCAACCTGA
- a CDS encoding 3-methyl-2-oxobutanoate dehydrogenase (2-methylpropanoyl-transferring) subunit alpha: protein MTDSIESGAVTDGQGRNLPPLQLHVPEPPARPGESADFTHFDIPAADAAPRPDEATHPSQMRDFAYGLVRVLDEDGHAVGAWDPKLPAETLLRMLRYMALTRAFDGRMFRAQRQGKTSFYMKSTGEEAVSIGAALALSRDDMCFPSYRQQGILIARDWSIVDMMNQIYSNKGDRMKGRQLPIMYSAREAGFFSISGNLTTQYPQAVGWAMASAAKGDTRIAATWCGEGSTAEGDFHSACTFASVYRAPVIMNVVNNQWAISSFSGFAGAEATTFAARAIGYGIAGLRVDGNDVLAVYAATRWAADRARANGGPTLIEHFTYRVEGHSTSDDPTAYRSAEESSKWPLGDPIARLKQHCITLGIWDEERHAAMDQELAEMVRDAAREAEKNGILGHGLHHPMESMFQDVFEDMPWHLKEQQQQMLDEWKAAGL from the coding sequence ATGACCGATTCGATCGAATCCGGCGCTGTGACGGACGGGCAGGGGCGCAACCTGCCGCCGCTGCAGCTGCATGTGCCCGAGCCGCCCGCGCGGCCCGGTGAAAGCGCGGACTTCACCCATTTCGACATTCCCGCGGCCGACGCGGCGCCGCGCCCGGACGAGGCGACCCATCCTTCGCAAATGCGCGACTTCGCCTATGGGCTGGTCCGCGTCCTGGACGAGGATGGCCATGCGGTCGGCGCCTGGGACCCCAAGTTGCCGGCCGAAACGCTGCTGCGGATGCTGCGCTACATGGCGCTGACCCGCGCCTTTGACGGCCGCATGTTCCGTGCCCAGCGCCAGGGCAAGACCAGCTTCTACATGAAGTCGACCGGCGAGGAGGCGGTGTCGATCGGCGCCGCGCTTGCCCTGTCGCGCGACGACATGTGCTTTCCCTCCTATCGCCAGCAGGGCATATTGATCGCGCGCGACTGGTCCATCGTCGACATGATGAACCAGATCTACTCGAACAAGGGCGACCGGATGAAGGGGCGCCAGCTGCCGATCATGTATTCGGCGCGCGAGGCCGGCTTCTTCTCCATCTCCGGCAACCTCACCACCCAATATCCCCAGGCGGTGGGCTGGGCGATGGCGAGCGCGGCCAAGGGCGACACCCGCATCGCCGCGACCTGGTGCGGCGAGGGCTCGACCGCGGAGGGCGACTTCCATTCGGCCTGCACCTTCGCCAGCGTCTATCGCGCCCCGGTCATCATGAATGTGGTGAACAACCAGTGGGCGATCAGCAGCTTCTCCGGCTTTGCCGGGGCAGAGGCGACCACCTTCGCTGCGCGCGCGATCGGCTATGGCATTGCCGGGCTGCGCGTCGATGGCAATGACGTGCTGGCCGTCTATGCCGCCACCCGCTGGGCCGCGGATCGCGCCCGCGCCAATGGCGGCCCGACCCTGATCGAGCATTTCACCTATCGCGTCGAAGGACACAGCACGTCCGACGATCCGACCGCCTATCGCTCGGCCGAGGAAAGCAGCAAATGGCCGCTCGGCGATCCGATCGCGCGGCTGAAACAGCATTGCATCACGCTGGGCATCTGGGACGAGGAACGCCACGCCGCGATGGACCAGGAACTGGCCGAGATGGTCCGCGACGCCGCGCGCGAGGCCGAAAAGAACGGCATATTGGGCCATGGCCTCCACCATCCGATGGAAAGCATGTTCCAGGACGTGTTCGAGGACATGCCCTGGCACCTGAAGGAACAGCAGCAGCAGATGCTCGACGAATGGAAGGCGGCAGGGCTGTGA
- a CDS encoding JAB domain-containing protein produces the protein MLTLVILDEDGQPRDRLHPDGNWPCLVAHLLASDARRVILHQQRGAAAPQPVDIALTRSLHRRLRALDIHLADHRIDTPSGCFSFRDAGLL, from the coding sequence ATGCTGACTTTGGTGATTCTCGACGAGGACGGCCAGCCGCGCGACCGGCTGCACCCAGATGGCAACTGGCCCTGCCTGGTCGCCCATCTGCTGGCCAGCGATGCACGACGCGTCATCCTGCACCAGCAGCGTGGCGCGGCGGCACCGCAGCCGGTCGATATCGCCCTGACCCGTAGCCTGCATCGCCGGCTGCGGGCGCTCGACATCCATCTGGCCGACCATCGGATCGACACGCCGAGCGGCTGTTTCAGCTTCCGCGATGCGGGTCTTTTGTAG
- a CDS encoding DUF2842 domain-containing protein — protein sequence MSIDPRHYHQPSWRKPAGMFAILGLILGWAVLVGSLAPLIGQLPMWGQVPVYIFLGLIWIWILPLRRLLAWMETGRWRQG from the coding sequence ATGAGCATCGACCCGCGCCATTATCATCAGCCCAGCTGGCGCAAGCCGGCCGGCATGTTCGCGATCCTGGGGCTGATCCTGGGCTGGGCCGTGCTGGTCGGCAGCCTGGCGCCGCTGATCGGCCAGTTGCCGATGTGGGGCCAGGTGCCGGTCTATATTTTCCTGGGCCTGATCTGGATCTGGATCCTGCCGCTGCGGCGGCTGCTCGCCTGGATGGAAACGGGGCGCTGGCGTCAGGGTTAA
- a CDS encoding AI-2E family transporter → MTTNEELEVNRRRDRLLASIALSSGVGLLLALPFALRAGAEFFLPLTAALVIAIALVPLLEWLERRGLPSGLSALLAVIAFLSVANTALVLIVVPATDWFRILPERLPKIQATLAPLIDFYSQAQRFVDETVQMLVAGPASVAHRAAVETPGSLLQFAAASAPSAIIQMVFALLIIYFFLAGWTRLRRRTINSRGSFDGAMAVARVIQNVVDATSAYVMTIATINLCLGLAVALALWLIGMPSPWMWGGIVALLNFIPYFGPMLAAVLLALGGLMVFDDVWTALLPAFLQIGFHLVEANVITPTILGRRLTMNPLLILVSLTFWGWVWGTPGALLGVPLLIIVQTVVAAAGTPDIAGFLFEQGTLTVSRRKENATSEETDGEDG, encoded by the coding sequence GTGACCACCAACGAGGAACTGGAAGTCAATCGGCGGCGCGACCGTTTGCTGGCGTCGATCGCCTTGTCCTCGGGCGTCGGTCTGTTGCTGGCCTTGCCCTTCGCCCTGCGCGCGGGCGCCGAATTTTTCCTGCCGCTGACGGCTGCTCTGGTGATCGCGATCGCGCTGGTGCCGCTGCTTGAATGGCTGGAGCGGCGCGGGCTGCCCTCGGGCCTGTCGGCGCTGCTGGCGGTCATTGCCTTCCTCAGTGTCGCCAATACCGCGCTGGTGCTGATCGTGGTGCCGGCGACCGACTGGTTCCGCATCCTGCCCGAACGCCTGCCCAAGATTCAGGCGACGCTGGCGCCGCTCATCGATTTCTATTCCCAGGCCCAGCGATTCGTTGACGAAACCGTCCAGATGCTGGTCGCGGGGCCGGCATCGGTCGCGCACAGGGCGGCGGTGGAAACGCCCGGATCGCTGCTGCAGTTCGCGGCCGCCTCCGCCCCGTCGGCGATCATCCAGATGGTGTTCGCGCTGCTCATCATCTATTTCTTCCTTGCCGGCTGGACCCGGCTGCGCCGCCGCACGATCAACAGCCGGGGCAGTTTCGACGGCGCCATGGCGGTCGCGCGGGTGATCCAGAATGTGGTCGACGCAACCTCCGCCTATGTGATGACGATCGCCACCATCAACCTGTGCCTCGGCCTCGCCGTGGCGCTGGCGCTCTGGCTGATCGGCATGCCATCGCCCTGGATGTGGGGCGGCATCGTCGCACTGCTCAACTTCATTCCCTATTTCGGGCCGATGCTGGCCGCCGTGCTGCTGGCGCTGGGCGGCCTCATGGTGTTCGATGATGTCTGGACGGCGCTGCTGCCCGCTTTCCTCCAGATCGGCTTCCATCTGGTGGAGGCCAATGTCATCACCCCCACCATCCTTGGCCGTCGCCTGACGATGAACCCGCTGCTGATTCTCGTCTCGCTGACCTTCTGGGGCTGGGTCTGGGGCACGCCCGGTGCGCTGCTCGGCGTTCCGTTGCTCATCATCGTGCAGACCGTCGTGGCCGCCGCCGGCACGCCCGACATTGCCGGTTTCCTGTTCGAACAGGGGACGCTGACGGTCAGCCGTCGCAAAGAAAATGCAACAAGTGAAGAAACTGATGGCGAGGACGGTTGA
- a CDS encoding alpha-ketoacid dehydrogenase subunit beta — protein sequence MNMIQAINSALDVMMGRDPDVVVMGEDVGYFGGVFRATAGLQQKYGKNRVFDTPITECGIIGVAVGMGAYGLRPVPEIQFADYIYPALDQLVSEAARLRYRSAGEFISPMTVRSPFGGGIFGGQTHSQSPEGIFTHVSGVKTVIPSTPYDAKGLLIAAIEDNDPVIFFEPKRIYNGPFDGHYDTPAKSWAGHADAQVPQGYYRIDLGKARIARSGEALTILCYGTMVHVVENTVAKLGIDAEIVDLRSLVPLDIDTIEASVRKTGRCLIVHEATRTSGFGAELSALVQERCFYHLEAPIERVTGFDTPYPHSLEWAYFPGPVRIREAINKIMKD from the coding sequence ATGAACATGATCCAGGCGATCAACAGCGCGCTGGACGTGATGATGGGCCGCGACCCCGATGTCGTGGTGATGGGCGAGGATGTCGGCTATTTCGGCGGCGTGTTCCGCGCCACCGCGGGCTTGCAGCAGAAATATGGCAAGAACCGGGTGTTCGACACGCCGATCACCGAATGCGGCATCATCGGCGTTGCGGTCGGCATGGGCGCCTATGGCCTGCGGCCGGTGCCCGAAATCCAGTTCGCCGACTATATCTATCCCGCGCTCGACCAGCTGGTGAGCGAGGCGGCGCGGCTGCGCTATCGCTCGGCCGGCGAGTTCATCTCGCCGATGACGGTGCGCTCGCCCTTTGGCGGCGGCATCTTCGGCGGCCAGACCCACAGCCAGAGCCCGGAAGGCATCTTCACCCATGTGTCCGGGGTCAAGACGGTGATCCCGTCCACCCCCTATGATGCAAAGGGCCTGCTGATCGCCGCGATCGAGGATAATGACCCGGTCATCTTCTTCGAACCCAAGCGCATCTATAACGGCCCGTTCGACGGCCATTATGACACGCCGGCCAAGAGCTGGGCGGGCCACGCAGATGCCCAGGTGCCGCAGGGCTATTATCGCATCGACCTTGGCAAGGCGCGCATCGCCCGATCCGGCGAGGCGCTGACCATCCTCTGCTATGGCACGATGGTCCATGTCGTTGAAAACACCGTGGCAAAGCTGGGTATCGATGCCGAAATCGTCGACCTGCGCAGCCTGGTGCCGCTCGACATCGACACGATCGAGGCGTCGGTCAGGAAGACCGGCCGCTGCCTGATCGTGCATGAAGCGACGCGGACCAGCGGCTTTGGCGCCGAACTGTCGGCGCTGGTGCAGGAACGCTGCTTCTACCATCTCGAAGCGCCGATCGAGCGCGTCACCGGCTTCGACACGCCCTATCCGCACAGTCTGGAATGGGCCTATTTCCCCGGCCCCGTGCGCATCCGCGAAGCCATCAACAAGATCATGAAGGACTGA
- the tkt gene encoding transketolase: MTVSDTQLANAIRALSMDAVQAANSGHPGMPMGMADVATVLFKDYVKFDPAAPKWADRDRFVLSAGHGSMLIYSLLNLTGYARPTMDDIRNFRQLGSPCAGHPENFELAGVEATTGPLGSGLATAVGMAIAERHLNAEFGDDLVDHRTWVIAGDGCLMEGINHEAIGLAGHLNLSRLIVLWDDNKITIDGAVDLSSNEDVRARYAATGWHVVSCDGHDVADVRRAIDEALADPRPSLIACATKIGYGAPNKAGTSGVHGSALGEAEVAAAREFLGWTAEPFVVPADIDAAWKAIGAKGGDVRKAWEVRLANASEGAEFSRRMAGELPAGFSLDAYIDSLIANPQKVATRKASELALGAINDLLPETVGGSADLTGSNNTKTKSTGPLTRDDYSGRYVYYGIREFGMACAMNGMALHGGVIPYGGTFLVFSDYMRAGIRLAALQEQRVIHVLTHDSIGLGEDGPTHQPIEHVMSMRMIPNLDVYRPADIVETAECWELALKDATGPSVLALTRQNLPQLRTEKSENLSAKGAYRLVAATADRKVVLLATGSEVEIAVATAKALEEQGIGADVVSMPSWAHFDAQDAAYKADILPAGVLRASIEAGTTFGWERYTGLDGLRFGIDSFGASAPAEVLYDHFGLTAAKIAPQIKAALGA, from the coding sequence ATGACCGTTTCCGACACGCAGCTCGCCAACGCCATCCGGGCGCTTTCCATGGACGCCGTGCAGGCTGCCAACAGCGGCCATCCCGGCATGCCGATGGGCATGGCCGACGTCGCCACCGTGCTGTTCAAGGATTATGTGAAGTTCGATCCGGCCGCGCCGAAATGGGCCGATCGCGACCGCTTCGTGTTGTCGGCCGGTCATGGCTCGATGCTGATCTACTCGCTGCTGAACCTCACCGGCTATGCCCGTCCGACGATGGACGACATCCGCAACTTCCGCCAGCTGGGTTCGCCCTGCGCCGGCCACCCGGAGAATTTCGAGCTGGCAGGGGTCGAAGCGACCACCGGCCCGCTGGGTTCGGGCCTGGCCACCGCCGTCGGCATGGCGATTGCCGAGCGTCACCTGAACGCCGAATTTGGCGACGATCTGGTCGATCACCGCACCTGGGTGATCGCCGGCGATGGCTGCCTGATGGAAGGCATCAACCATGAGGCGATCGGTCTGGCCGGTCATCTCAACCTCTCGCGCCTGATCGTGCTGTGGGACGACAACAAGATCACCATCGACGGCGCCGTTGACTTATCGAGCAACGAAGATGTCCGCGCCCGCTATGCCGCCACCGGCTGGCATGTCGTGTCGTGCGACGGCCATGACGTTGCCGATGTGCGCCGCGCCATCGACGAAGCACTGGCCGATCCGCGTCCCTCGCTGATCGCCTGCGCCACCAAGATCGGTTATGGCGCGCCGAACAAGGCTGGCACCTCGGGCGTCCACGGCTCGGCACTGGGCGAGGCCGAAGTCGCCGCCGCCCGCGAATTTCTCGGCTGGACCGCCGAACCCTTCGTGGTCCCCGCCGACATCGACGCCGCCTGGAAGGCGATCGGTGCCAAGGGCGGTGATGTTCGCAAGGCCTGGGAAGTTCGCCTGGCAAATGCTTCGGAAGGCGCCGAATTCTCGCGCCGCATGGCGGGCGAACTGCCGGCCGGCTTCTCGCTCGACGCCTATATCGACAGCCTGATCGCCAACCCGCAGAAGGTCGCCACCCGCAAGGCCAGCGAACTGGCGCTGGGCGCGATCAATGATCTGCTGCCCGAAACCGTCGGCGGCTCGGCCGACCTTACCGGCTCGAACAACACCAAGACCAAGTCCACCGGCCCGCTGACCCGTGACGATTATTCGGGCCGCTATGTCTATTATGGCATCCGCGAATTCGGCATGGCCTGCGCGATGAACGGCATGGCGCTGCATGGTGGCGTGATCCCCTATGGCGGCACCTTCCTGGTCTTCTCCGACTATATGCGCGCCGGGATCCGCCTCGCCGCGCTGCAGGAACAGCGCGTGATCCACGTCCTCACCCATGACTCGATCGGTCTGGGCGAGGACGGTCCGACCCACCAGCCGATCGAACATGTCATGTCGATGCGCATGATCCCCAACCTGGACGTCTATCGCCCGGCCGACATCGTCGAGACGGCGGAATGCTGGGAACTGGCGCTGAAGGATGCGACCGGCCCGTCGGTGCTGGCGCTGACCCGCCAGAACCTGCCGCAGCTGCGCACCGAAAAGAGCGAAAACCTGTCGGCCAAGGGCGCCTATCGTCTGGTCGCCGCGACCGCCGATCGCAAGGTCGTGCTGCTCGCCACCGGTTCGGAAGTCGAGATCGCCGTCGCCACCGCCAAGGCGCTGGAAGAACAGGGCATCGGCGCCGACGTCGTCTCGATGCCCAGCTGGGCCCATTTCGACGCGCAGGACGCCGCCTACAAGGCTGACATCCTGCCCGCCGGCGTGCTGCGCGCCTCGATCGAGGCCGGCACCACCTTCGGCTGGGAACGCTATACCGGCCTTGACGGCCTGCGCTTCGGCATCGACAGCTTCGGCGCGTCGGCTCCGGCCGAAGTGCTCTACGACCATTTCGGCCTGACCGCCGCCAAGATCGCTCCGCAGATCAAGGCCGCGCTCGGCGCCTGA